The region gaggccctggcacacccattctgtctctctgtgtctctctttttctctctttccctgcctatttctctctctttctcaaataaataaagaaaaataaactactttttaaaaaatattttttattttatttgagagtgacagacagaaaagaggcagagagagagagaatgggcgtgccagggcctctagccactgcaaacgaactccagattcgtgcgccTCCTTTTTCATCTgaccaaagtggtgcatgtgtctggagttcatttgcagtggctggagtccccgacatgcactctctctcttctctctcttcctccctcaaataaattaattattctttttaatttttttgtttatttttatttatttgagagtgacagagagagaaagagggagagaaagagagagagagaataggtgggccagggcttccagtcactgcaaatgaactccagatatgtgcgcccccttgtgcatctggctaatgtggatcctgaggaatcgagccttgaaccagggtccttaggcttcacaggcaagcgcttaaccactaagccatctctccagccctaaaatattttttttaaacacaggaaGAACCATTTTGAaaaaggagggtcctcagtggatgaGAACAGGGGAGAGGGCACTAAAGAGGATAGTGAGATGGGAACATGACCAAATTACAGATGTTTGTATATTGAATTTCTCCATAAAGTTTTCAGGGGGAAAGAATCCCTGTGATTCTTGCATAGAGAAATATCTCTGAAGGAATTGAATACCTCAGCTGACAGCCCTCAGAGCAGGGCATTTGAGACCACATTACATGACAAATTCCCAGGCAACAGCAAGTATCTCTCTGCACTGCTCCCAAATCCCTGTGTCTACAGCTGAAAAGTTTGTCATTTGTCAggctggggtttttttgtttgtttgttttttgcttggaGGAATGTATTTAACACTCAGTCTCATTTGGTCATATGGAACAATTTATTCCTTCTTTTATCCCCAAAGCATATTCCATTGTGTGGACATCCATGTTTTAGTTATCCACTCTTCCATTAATGGAACGCTGGTCGCTTCGACTTTGTAGCCATTATGAGTAATGTTACAAATACTGTGTGGGGGCTTTCAAATCCGTTGAATAAATACTAAGAGCACGACTCCTCAGTCGTAACAAACTGCCAAACTGTGGCCCAAAATGGTTGTACTTTTCATTATCTCCACTAGGGGGCGATATAGACTCCTGTGGTTTCGCACCCTCGTGGGCATTTATTAAATGTAGTGTTTTAGAATGCAGGTTTGTAATAGGTGAACACAATCTTGTGGCTTTTATATACAAAGGGCACTGAATAACTTTCCCTGTGCACATAGTTCTAGCTTTTGCTGAGGGGTCTCTGAATCTTTTGGACTGTTCTTTAACTGGATGGTTATTTTCATATTGTTGACTTTGAAATCTTGcctgcatattttaaatattgaaatattcttgtttatttaaacgtgtgtatgagagagaaagagagagtccattactccagggcctcttgccactgtaagagtacaaattccagatgcatacactacttttgATGTCAGACTGTGCATGGGTACAGGGGTCTCGAACCTGGGCTGGccgactttgaaagcaagcaccttaaactgctgagtcatctctctggtcCGGTTTGCATAGTTTAGATACAAATTCTTTATCATATCTATGACTTACAAAcgtttttttttccaatctggaatcagtaattttattttctttacagtCTTTCACGAGaacgtttttttttgttttttaaatttttttttaatttttatttatttctttgaaagcgacacagagaaggagggagagagagagagaatgggcacaccagggtttccagccactgcaaacaaactccagacgcatgcgcccccttgtgcatctggctaaagtgggtcctggggaatcgagcctcgaaatggattccttaggcttcataggcaagtgcttaaccactaagccatctctccagccccacaaggttCTGATTTCTAAAGTGTCCAATGGAAATCTAATGGAAGCCAGGGATGTCGTCCACACATATACCTGTAACCTTCCATTAGCTTCAAAGTAGGAAACAAGTgaagttactttatttttaatagttaaaACGCTACATTTTAACTGAATTAAGTGTggacaaataaaacaaatacagtaGGATATACACAGCATATCAGAGAGGCAGCCTTTGAGTCtttgaggctgaggtagaaggatcgctgtgagttcaaggccagcttagactacatagtgaatttcaggtcagcctgagctagagtgagactcttaacTCAAACCCCAACACCACCCCCAAAAGAAAGTGTCATGCTGTAGAAGAGAGTAAGACCCTGGGGAGTAGCCTGGTTTACAGAAGCTCGAGATACTCGGTTTTAACTCCTCTGTAAGTTCAATGATCTCCAAAggatgtggcaatttttttttctatttccagattTCTAAAGTAGACATAGATTTGCTAACAATAAAGCTGATTTTAAGAGTGCAAAAAAGTTAAGCACAGACAAGGAGAACTGATCCAGCACTCCCAATGAAGCTATCTCTTCAGCGcaaggggttttgttgttgttgttgttgttgttgttgttgttaatttgatTATTGTGGCTTGATTCGTTGGTTGTTGTTTAAACaaggactcactgtagcccaggctggcttcaactcaCAGCGTCTCAAACCGAGAAcaagtgaaaatagcaatcttcgTGCTTCAACCTAGCAAGTGACAGGATAACACCATTTACGCACTTGGTGTATAAAGAGAGCATAAGTACGTGTCCTTTTAAAATgacaggcaagggctggagagatggcttagcggttaagcgcttgcctgtgaagcctaaggaccccggttcgaggctcagttccccaggtcccacgttagccagatgcacaagggggcacacacgtctggagttcgtttgcagaggctggaagccctggcacgcccattctctctctctccctctatctgtctttctctctgtgtctgtcgctctcaaataaataaataaataaaaatttaaataaaaataaataaataaaaataaaaaataaaatgacaggcAAAAAGTATGCGTTATCAAATCAAGGTTTTCAGCTAGCAGGTTTCCAGGATGTAATTGAATCTCTTCTTTATAACAGTGAACTCCTTGTTTCATCGCTGTTTTGTATGCTTGTCTATTCTTGCAGAACAGCCAGAGTGACCCAGTTGTACAGAATATGGACTTTGTAAAACAAATGTGATTATACCATAATTTGCAAGAATATTAGGCATGAAAAGAAAATTCAGTTATCAGTTGTGGCTAGCCAGATTATTCCAATGGCAAATATTTTGGAGACAGCAAGATCTGTACGTGTCAGCAACATGCTTTGAGCAAAACTACTGTAGGACATCCTCTTAATAAACACATGAGACGAAAGCCCCCTGGATTTCACGCTTTAAATTCGATGCCTTAGGGGTAATTAGGCAGTCTTCCATAACAACATGGAATCCACAGCACCAGGCTGTTGTTTGGTGTGTTGTACTTTTGAATTGTTGGGCTGAAAcgcctgaccaacagcagctggtgagctggtgggaggaaaggattgtagcttggggggggggggggtgggggattggattcagggaaagcatggcatgagcagaggctggacatcacctctgccacagcaggtggaaaacagcaggaaagtgagctgaactctaaTAAGGGGAACTGGGCTGTCTGGTCCCAACAACACCCCTGCTCCAGCAAGGTCCCACccatctcccaaattgtcaccagctgggcacCAAAACAGAACGCaaagagtttatgggggaacacgtGACTCAAACCTTCATAGTTGTGTGTTTGGAAATATCTCAGCACATGGCTACCCACGTGTGTGGCCGTTAACCTGCATGGCACCCATGGAAACCGTCCAGAAAAGCCTTTTCCCTCTGGATGGGCGCTTAACAGCAACCTTCACCGGACTTACTGTGGGaggtgatggcgcatgcctttaatcccagcactaaggaggcaggtataggagggtcactgggagttcgaggccagcctaaggagactagtgaattccaggtctgggctacagagggacCCTAGAGTTAATGTCCAGTCGACTGCACGCTTTGGAGCCAAAAAGTGATGGGCGCAACAGCTCTTTTGCCTGACCGGGTGGGTGGCTCTGAAAAGAGCCTTTGTGTGtgggcagaggcagcagcaggcaCGCGGCGTCTACTTGGAGCTGGTGTACTTGGTGACGGCCTTGGTGCCCTCGGACACGGCGTGCTTGGCCAGCTCCCCGGGCAGCAGCAGGCGCACGGCCGTCTGGATCTCCCGCGACGTGATGGTCGAGCGCTTGTTGTAGTGCGCCAGGCGCGACGCCTCGCCCGCGATGCGCTCGAAGATGTCGTTCACGAACGAGTTCATGATGCCCATGGCCTTGGACGAGATGCCCGTGTCGGGGTGCACCTGCTTCAGCACCTTGTAGATGTAGATGGAGTAGCTCTCCTTGCGGCTGCGCTTgcgcttcctcccttccttcttctgcgCTTTACTCACAGCCTTCTTGAAGCCCTTTTTGGAAATGGTGGCGCCTTTGGAGGCTAGCTCTGGCATCCTGACGGATAACGGACAACCGGCAGCATCCACGTTAACTGCTCCTCAGCTACCATGCGCCACACTCACAACAAACAGAGCCGCCAGGAGCGGCCCACAGCCCTATTTATAGGCACTGGCCCTCGCGTGCCATAAGCGCATCTGCTATCTGATTGGGTAATGCTGTTTGGCGTATGCAAATAGGAGGATTCAAGGtgtgctttctgattggctagttCATCACCAATCAGCCTGGGCCAAGTGTTCTGAGCAGCCAATCAGGCTGTAAAGTTAGCACAGTGGAAACAGGCCCATTAACTGTCTGCTCGGTGTTTTTCCACTGGGCTTCGTAGGTTCCTATGTCTGTGCAAGTGGGGTTCTTCCCACCAAGGAAATGGTGTAGAGAGCATCGGGCTGGGTTATCCCCTGGTACCTGGTAGCCATGCTGGCCTACCCGatgtccgtttgcagtggcaagactctggtgagcccatacacacatgcaaagaaataaagaaattcgAGAAAATTCCCTTCCAAACTGTAATGTCACCATGAGATCTTTAGCTGTGACAAGGAGGTCACAGGCCATGAAGTGAGCTAACACATGTAGAGCAGCATTTGTGAGCAGTTACCTTGGCTTGCTATAAAAAGCAATTGGACTTAGATCTGTCCAAAGAAAGAGTTTTATCCCATTAGTGGTAGGGAATTCCCAGGACTAGCTTTGGGCACAGATGTGAAAAGGCATATCAAATTTTTAAGATCCAGAAATAAGAGACAATGTTTCAAAAGTCTTGACtactgggatggaaagatggcttagtggttaagcacttgcctgtgaagcctaaggacccaagttcgaggcttgattccccaggacccatgttagccagatgcataagggggcacacacatctggagttcatttgcagtggctggaggccctggcacgcccattctctctctatatctgcctctttctctctctctctgtcactctcaaataaataaattaaaattaacaaaaaaattatcttaaaaaagTCTTGactattaagaagaaaaaaacgagctggagagatggcttagtggttaaggcgcttgcctacaaagcaaaggaacccaggttcaattatccaggacccacgtaagctagatgtaaaaggtggcacatgcatctggagttggcctgcagtggctggaaaccctagcatgtccattctctgtctatctctatctgcctgtctcaattaaataaaaaataaaataaaatacaaaaaataaaaaagaacagctGGTCTGTTTACTCTGGAAGCACCAAGAGAAATGGAAAAGGGTGTCAGTAAAGCAGGTGATGTGTTTAGAATCTGTGGTGACCAATCCAGGAGGTAAGAGTATTAGTATTTCCTTATGAAAGCTCTCATTGTGTTAAATGCATTTGTTTACAGTTTTGCTATTATCTTATGACAATTCTTGAGACCAAGAGAAAAAACCATTAAGAGAATAGaggtgaaaatattttattccccTCCACAAAATCACAGATTTCTTAACAGTAACCCTTAAGGTAGTAGAACAACTGAATAGTCAAATTatgatgcaaaaaaataaatcccaACCAAAAATTCTGTACTCGTGCAAATTACATTCTGTGTAAGAatgaaatgactttttaaaatacttttatttatttatttgagagaaagaaacagatagagaatgggcactccaggaactctactcactgcaaatgaactccagatgtatatgacactttgtgcatctggcttatgtgggtactagggaattgaacctgggtccttaggcttcgcaggcaactgccttaactgctaagccatctctcaaaatgatttttttgacaaaaaaaaaaaaaattggtctaCCACTCTCAGATACATCCTGAAACCAATTACTTTTAAATGGATatatattcttgtttgttttacttgagacaggatctggctatgcagtccaggctggccttacagTATGGgtgctcctgtctcagcctcccaaatgctgggttgcagaaatacaccaccatgtccagcttcaaaGGGTATATATATTGAATCAGCTGGactcaaacaaaaacaactgaGGTTAAAGAAGCTATACTATTCAGAAAGACAGAAGCAAATGCGTAAATGGATCTAAGTCTTCTGGTTCTTTGACTGCATAACGCTTAGGAGAGTATTAACTGATCATTGACTGAAAAATCACTAGACAGGAAAGATGGAATACAGATAAAATAATATTCTATCCTTTCTAGAACAATAGGCACATTGACTAAATAtatattctcttttgttttttgtttgttttgtttgagacagggtctcattctgtaccAGAAGCTGGCCCATAGCCCAGtttgtctttgaactcatggcaatcctcctgcttcaatctCTCAAATATTGAgatgacaggcatgagccaccatgcctggtttaggctATGTTTTGTAATGCTAAACATAactaccaaaataataaaaattatataataataaaattaatgtaGAGATGAAAACCAGAATGCTGAATGAGTCAAATGGAAAGTAGGAAATTGTGGAAGGATAGGAAAGGCCTTAACAAattgaaatgcaaaataaattattACAGGTGAATCCAAATAGATCTCATACCAGAATGAAGGGACATGGATGAGTATGGTTTACAATAACTCATCATACATTTCAAAATAGCTAGCAGACACAATTTTTTAATGTTCCCAAGACAGATTAATAGGAAATATGTGAGGTAACAGAAATGGCAACAACCTGATTTGATCATTGCATACTctatacatttgggctggagggatggcttaggggttacggcacttgcctgcaaagccaaagaatccaggtttgattccccaggacccacacaagtcagatgcacaaggtggcacatgcttttggagtttgcagtggccaaacttcctggcacacccatttcctctctttctctctctctctctctctctctctctctctctctttctctctccctctttctcctctctcaaataaataaaataatttttaattaaaaatatttaagtcccCAAAAACCTGAATTGAAGGTAAATGGATTAAGTTTGCCATTATAAAGGTAATATCTAACTGTTTATAAGGACACTTATAAACAGAACATGGCTGTGCTTCATTTCTACTTATAAGTAAAGGAATGAAAAAATATACATTCCAGATACATTTATGACTTTAATACTTGCTTCTGTAATGTAAATAGGAGGGATAACATGATTCAGTGAAAAGTAACTTAGTTAAGTCATTATTTGATAAACATTCTTGAGGATCATGTAGTAATCTTCattgtgtgggcactgggatcttttttttccccacaaaataATTAGCAGAAATGTGTCAGCGGTGGGTACATCCCTAATAATTGCATACTTTAAAATATCTGTCTTAGCAAAAATTAAGCATCCCTGTCACAGCCTTGAACATTTGAAACAACTAAAGCAGGATTTGTGCACCAATAGCCAAACCGCagacctctgcctctttctctggttGCTTCTGTCTTAGTCAGTCTGTCACTGTCGCTGCCCAAGTCTCTTTGTCTCAGTGCCTGTGTGAAGCCTGCCATCCTTCTTACTCAGTCTGTCCTGTCCTTTCAGAGTATTTAATCAGCATCTACTTGCTACACAAAAGTGCTTAAAGAGCTgggcaggtggctcagcagttaaggcgcttgcctgcgatgcctaatgAATAACATTCCCAACACAAGCGGGACCAATCTGCAAGACGCCCCAGGATTTTGAAATTGGAGTTAAGAACCAACCATCTTTACCCGGAGACTTCAACTATACGTATAAAATTGCTAGCTTATCTGGGACTAAGAAAATACCATgcatttctaaaatttatttacttacttatttatttatttgcaaggtagagagagagaacgggtgagccaggacctctagctgctgcaaacaaaacccagacacacgtaccactttgt is a window of Jaculus jaculus isolate mJacJac1 chromosome 13, mJacJac1.mat.Y.cur, whole genome shotgun sequence DNA encoding:
- the LOC101618061 gene encoding histone H2B type 1-A, translating into MPELASKGATISKKGFKKAVSKAQKKEGRKRKRSRKESYSIYIYKVLKQVHPDTGISSKAMGIMNSFVNDIFERIAGEASRLAHYNKRSTITSREIQTAVRLLLPGELAKHAVSEGTKAVTKYTSSK